Sequence from the Desulfovibrio sp. UIB00 genome:
AGGACGTAAAAACGCCCTGTCCCAGCTCAAATTCTATTGGGGCAAGGGGGCGCAGTCTTCCGGCGCAAGCGGCGCATCGTGGATGCGCTTGCCCTCCAGACGTACGTTCATGCCGTTCTTCAGGCTGATGACGCCCTCGACTTTTTCGGCAGAAGCAAGACGCCCCTTGAATGAATGCCCGGATGAATGGTGCGCCTCAATATCATTGTTACGCACCGTTCCATCTATGTGGTACACGTCAACCTTGCCGTTGTACAGACGCAGGTGCACCACGCCGCGCACCGTGCCCTGAGCGGAAACACACACTCCCACACGGTATGTTGATGAATAGAGCGAGCCTGTCCAGAGTTCACGCACTTCCACAGGGGCGTTGGCAGCAGACGGCGTTGCCGTGGCTGTGCCTCCGGCAGTAGGGGGGGTACTTTTCTGTTCGCCGTGCTGTTCCACCTGGGAGCCGGGATTTTGGTCCTGCGTGGTTTGAACTTCGGCAGCGCGAGCCGCAAAAACACCCACGGTCATCAGGCAAAAGCAAACGCAAAGCGCCGCAAGACACAAAACTGCATATTTCAGCCGCGCGCGCCTGAGCCGTATTGCCCGCGTTGCCTGTGCAGCCCTGGAGCATACACGCAGTGAATTTTGATCTAATTCCATATATACCTGCGCCTTCCGCACTTGGGCAGAAGACTGATTGACAAGTTCAGCTGTCAGTTGCGGCGCAAGCCGGCAAAAACGGCCTGATGCGCCTCCACCATGGCAGTGAAGGAAAAATCCCGCTCCACGCGCAAACGCCCGGCCTGCCCCATGGCATCGCACAACGCGCCGTCTTCAAGCAGACGGCAGCAGTTCTCCGCCAGGGCCGCCACATCGCCAGCATGCGAAAGCAGGCCATTCTGGCCGTTTTCCACCAGCCGGGGAATGCCGCCAACAGATGTAGCACACACAGGCAGGCCGCAGGCCATGGCCTCAAGGATCACATTGGGCTGGCCTTCGCGCACGGATGAAAGTGCGAAGATACGTCCAGCTGCATAGTGCCCGCGCATATCAAGCCCACCGGGGATAAAGTCCACGTTGCTTCCGGCGGCATGATCCTTGGCCCACTGGTGCAGATTGGCTTCTTCCGGGCCATCCCCCACAATGCGCAAACGCGCCGAGGGGTGGCGTTGCAGCACAATCTCAAAGGCGCGCAAGAGGGTCAGGTGATCCTTGTCGCCCGCAAGGCGCGCCACGCAGACGATCTCGGGGGCACGAGCCGAGGGCGCAGCCCCGGACGGCGCAAAAAATTCCGTATCCACCCCGTTGGGGATGTAACTCAAACGGGATTGCGGCAAGCCGAAATACAACAAAATTTCATGCAGTGCTTCGGAATTGCAGATCATATGATCCGTAAGCCGCCAAAGCCAGCGTTCATGCTGCCGCTTGGGGCCGCCGCCGCCACGGCAGGTTCCCACAATACGCGGGGCTTTTTTTTCGCCAAGCCAGCCCAGCCGCCCCCAGATGCGCCCCCAGATATTGGGTAGGGCCGTGCAAGGCACGATGACATCTGGCTGCAACCTGCGCAGCTTTGAATACAGGGCGGCAAAAAACAGGGGCGGTACCTTGCGGTCATGCCCCATGTGGTGCAGCTCTATGCCCGCATCCCGCGCGGCTTCATCCAGGTCAGTGGGGCCAGTGAGCGTAAGCATGACCGGCGTAAAACGTGTGCGGTCCAGGCGGCGGGCCAGTTCAAGGGTCTGGCGTTGCGTTCCGCCATAACAAAGATCCTCCATAAAGAAGAGGATGCGCTGTGGGATGGTCATGCTTCTCCTTCAGATAACCGGACGGCTGAAAGTTGCGGCGCAAAAGCCGAACAGCCGTATGCATTATTGTATGCATTCCGCCCGGTTTTGCAAGGCCGCCCAAGCCACCACCTCATATTACACTTAAAATACACGCAATTTTTTATACCGCCTGAGGCAGGCCCCCCAGGTGAGCGGCTCGGGAACGCCCATGATTGCCATGCGCCCTGCTTGGGCTTACAGTTAAGGAATGACTGACTGCACCAATGACACATCCTTTAATAATCAGGCTGACAAACCCGCCCTGCGGGTGATTGTGAGCCTTGATGTGGAAGAAGAGGGGCTATTTTCCGGCAATTATGCGGCGAGAGGCTGCGGCGTGCGCAATGTGGCCCTGCTGCGCAGGCTTGCCCCCCTCACCAGTGAGCTGGGTTTCCCGCTCACGCTGTTTTGCGCGCACACGGTTTTTGCCAATGCCGAGGCCTGTTCCCATCTGGCCTGGATGCGCGACCACTGCAATGCGGAAATAGCCGCGCACCTGCACCACTGGAGCACGCCGCCGCTTGGGGACG
This genomic interval carries:
- a CDS encoding glycosyltransferase codes for the protein MTIPQRILFFMEDLCYGGTQRQTLELARRLDRTRFTPVMLTLTGPTDLDEAARDAGIELHHMGHDRKVPPLFFAALYSKLRRLQPDVIVPCTALPNIWGRIWGRLGWLGEKKAPRIVGTCRGGGGPKRQHERWLWRLTDHMICNSEALHEILLYFGLPQSRLSYIPNGVDTEFFAPSGAAPSARAPEIVCVARLAGDKDHLTLLRAFEIVLQRHPSARLRIVGDGPEEANLHQWAKDHAAGSNVDFIPGGLDMRGHYAAGRIFALSSVREGQPNVILEAMACGLPVCATSVGGIPRLVENGQNGLLSHAGDVAALAENCCRLLEDGALCDAMGQAGRLRVERDFSFTAMVEAHQAVFAGLRRN